A region of the Paracoccaceae bacterium genome:
CCGTGCTGCGGCTGAACCAGGTGGAATTCTTCTGGAAGATCATGGTGCCTGCCGCCGCCCCCTACATCTTCTCGGGGCTGCGCATCGGCGTCGGCCTGTCCTGGCTGGCGATTGTCGCGGCCGAGATGCTGACCGGCGGCGTGGGTATCGGGTTCTTCATCTGGGATGCGTGGAACTCGTCGCGGCTGACCGACATCATCGTGGCGCTCGTCTACATCGGCCTCACAGGGTTCGTGCTTGACCGGCTGGTGGGCTGGCTGGGCCGCGCCGTGTCGCGCGGCACGGCAAGCTAGGGAAGGAACGGGCCATGAAATACCTTCAGATCGACCGCGTCTGCAAATCCTACCCGACCAGGACCCGCACGACCGAGGTGCTGGCCGACATCCGCCTGACCATCGACAAGGGCGAATTCGTCAGCATCATCGGCCATTCCGGCTGTGGCAAGTCCACGCTGCTGAACCTGATCGCGGGCCTGACACAGGTGACGACCGGCGGCATCAAGCTGGAGGGGCGCGAGGTCAACGCCCCCGGTCCGGACCGCGCCGTGGTGTTCCAGAACCACAGCCTGCTGCCGTGGCTGACCGTCTATGCCAACGTCAGGCTGGCGGTGACCAAGGTCTTCGGTGCCACGAAGACCCGGGCCGAGCGGCACGACTGGATCATGCAGAACCTGGATCTCGTGCAGATGACCCATGCCGCCGACAAGCGCCCGGCAGAGATTTCGGGCGGGAT
Encoded here:
- a CDS encoding ABC transporter ATP-binding protein — encoded protein: MKYLQIDRVCKSYPTRTRTTEVLADIRLTIDKGEFVSIIGHSGCGKSTLLNLIAGLTQVTTGGIKLEGREVNAPGPDRAVVFQNHSLLPWLTVYANVRLAVTKVFGATKTRAERHDWIMQNLDLVQMTHAADKRPAEISGGMRQRVGIARALAMEPKILLLDEPFGALDALTRAHLQDAVMDIHARLGNTMIMITHDVDEAVLLADRIVMMTNGPAATIGEVLEVPLDRPRDRIRLASHPDYLRAREAVLRFLYERHRFVEAAE